A genome region from Cryptosporidium parvum Iowa II chromosome 8, whole genome shotgun sequence includes the following:
- a CDS encoding Sey1p like P-loop GTpase of the RHD3 subfamily with a transmembrane domain near C-terminus, producing LYNIYSNTKPFKLNYILKGSLTLKKEKKIMRQIIDYDCNFKEEVGEVLKDISTSQNTLGFNVISILGCQSTGKSTLLNTLFGTHFKVLDKLTSGYCQTTKGLWLGCGTESFNSPILIWDVEGTDSLERGEDRATFENRAALFSLAVSDCMILNIPLMNLTTYSSSNFGLLKTILNSWFSLKLDQNGITRGNIRKTTLLFAVRDITINDNDEMLGRKVVQILDLLWRQVAESQNSLGNQIPASFSDIFEVKVYGIPSLPNDYDGFKQVVATIRYDLTTSILPKDYTRRIPLEGLEMYCKTVWKCIVDCQELNIPSQIKLVSRFRCEQAKDDILDEYKKSIKDLQKKMEKREFGFNEFSDCTLLVLENSLAAYFEVASKYDHEMSTNTSISLLVFIFHEFQNAVNSRMSLERQDLRQYTNILDYYKKGIEDHQVQYDKESNEESHYVSFDSSSWVNKELLKFDSLSLKWKTEFPSVISRQHLISPIKEKCIPDILNEISLNSQGKEVFLATYNTQEQRKLLSETLEIHSKKIYEKLVEEFFESLIKDILKEISPLLGDHFLSDPKLKLDDFWELTGSSIVNIHRLLVSKYEQQWITLFKNSNMNEFTSSGLEEEIALQLVLKFIQLIQQQSKYFHINIVDRFKSEFELDQDGVPRQWIGEDAKIMKELFIKAKNNSLQITNVFYPRKDQLIPFSGRSSNLFDKIIENSEDLSGIIALNKDHGNGKFLDSVPLISESNLKEIESKASQEITSIFSKAQLIQSTGRQPQNIPWWIYLLIIILGFDEITYVLTSPVLVTLLLLLASFIYSYLTGNFSSFCNYSQQFVIISTKILHYISGAIHSSLDNRK from the coding sequence ctttataatatttattccaaTACAAAACCTTTTAAGCTAAATTACATATTAAAAGGGTCTTTgactttaaaaaaagaaaaaaaaattatgaGACAAATTATTGACTACGACTGCAACTTCAAAGAAGAAGTGGGAGAAGTTCTTAAAGATATATCAACTAGTCAAAATACACTGGGATTTAATGTGATTAGTATTTTGGGATGTCAAAGTACTGGGAAGAGTACTTTACTGAATACTCTCTTTGGCACTCATTTTAAGGTTCTAGATAAACTTACATCTGGATACTGCCAGACAACTAAAGGTTTATGGCTTGGATGTGGAACAGAGAGTTTTAACTCTCCTATTTTAATTTGGGATGTTGAAGGTACTGATAGTTTAGAGAGGGGTGAAGACAGAGCTACTTTTGAAAATAGAGCTGCCCTATTTTCTCTCGCAGTTTCTGACTGTATGATCTTAAATATCCCATTGATGAATTTAACTACCTATAGTTCTTCTAACTTTGGTCTTTTAAAAACTATCTTAAATTCTTGGTTTAGTCTTAAACTTGACCAAAATGGAATAACTAGAGGAAATATCAGAAAGACTACCTTACTATTTGCCGTTAGAgatattactattaatgATAACGATGAAATGCTTGGAAGGAAAGTTGTTCAGATTCTGGATTTACTTTGGAGACAAGTTGCTGAGTCACAGAATTCTCTTGGAAATCAAATTCCTGCTTCCTTCTCTGATATATTTGAAGTCAAAGTATATGGAATCCCATCTTTACCAAATGATTATGATGGATTTAAGCAAGTTGTTGCTACAATCAGGTATGATCTAACTACATCCATTCTACCAAAGGATTATACCAGACGTATTCCCTTAGAAGGGCTTGAGATGTATTGTAAAACTGTCTGGAAGTGTATTGTGGATTGCCAAGAGCTAAATATACCGTCTCAAATCAAGCTTGTTTCAAGATTTAGATGTGAACAAGCAAAAGATGATATCTTAGATGAGTATAAGAAGTCTATTAAGGACTTACAGAAAAAGATGGAGAAACGAGAATTTGGATTCAATGAATTCTCTGATTGCACTTTATTAGTACTTGAAAATTCATTAGCAGCATACTTTGAAGTTGCTTCTAAATATGACCATGAAATGTCCACTAATACTTCCATCTCATTGTTGGTATTTATATTCCATGAATTCCAAAATGCTGTCAATTCTAGGATGTCTCTGGAGAGACAAGATCTGAGACAATATACTAACATTCTTGATTACTATAAGAAAGGAATTGAAGACCATCAAGTACAATATGATAAAGAAAGCAATGAAGAAAGCCACTATGTGTCCTTTGATTCATCTTCTTGGGTAAATAAAGAACTTCTTAAATTTGACTCCTTATCTTTAAAATGGAAAACTGAATTCCCAAGTGTGATATCTAGGCAGCATCTTATCTCTcctattaaagaaaaatgtaTTCCTGATATTCTGAATGAAATCTCTCTAAACTCTCAAGGAAAAGAAGTTTTCTTAGCTACTTATAATACTCAAGAACAAAGAAAGTTACTAAGTGAGACTTTAGAGATCCACTCCAAGAAGATTTATGAAAAGCTTGTTGAAGAGTTCTTTGAGAGTTTAATTAAGGATATTTTGAAAGAGATCTCTCCTCTTCTTGGCgatcattttctttctgATCCAAAACTCAAATTAGATGATTTTTGGGAGCTAACTGGTTCCTCTATAGTCAATATCCATAGACTTCTTGTTTCCAAATATGAACAACAATGGATTACTCTATTTAAGAATTCTAATATGAATGAATTCACTTCTTCTGgtttagaagaagaaattgcTCTTCAACTTGTATTAAAGTTCATACAATTAATCCAACAACAGTCAAAGTATTTccatattaatattgtagATAGATTTAAAAGCGAATTTGAGCTTGATCAGGATGGAGTACCCAGACAATGGATAGGAGAGGATGCTAAGATAATGAAGGAACTCTTCATTAAAGCTAAAAATAACTCTCTTCAGATTACTAATGTTTTCTACCCAAGAAAAGACCAACTAATTCCATTTTCTGGTAGATCCTCCAATCTGTTTGATAAGATTATCGAAAATTCTGAGGATCTTTCAGGAATAATTGCATTGAATAAAGATCATGGAAATGGTAAATTTTTAGATTCGGTACCTTTGATATCGGAAAGTAAtcttaaagaaattgaatctAAAGCATCACAAGAAATTACAagtatattttcaaaagcTCAGCTAATACAATCAACAGGAAGACAACCACAAAACATTCCCTGGTGGATTTATTTGCTAATAATTATCTTGGGATTCGATGAGATTACTTATGTATTAACATCTCCAGTCCTAGTTACCCTACTTTTGCTTCTTGCTTCATTTATATACTCATATTTAACTGGTAACTTCTCCTCATTTTGCAATTACTCACAGCAATTTGTCATTATTTCTACCAAAATCTTACATTATATTTCTGGAGCAATCCATAGCTCTTTAGATAATAGGAAATAG
- a CDS encoding diacylglycerol kinase, whose product MEKEQSKGKLNQNSKNENSIVQNETDKCELCGENTNISNFREYIGNPLAFIYLFYNKLSGGNIETYFTKNLKEIVLDVDGIVTHMNFVDMISDFESGINQVKNSLKITNKDICIIGIGGDGSFSTLVNKFLESIPENKNRLIFAVLPFGTGNDWAKSFGWSSYGNMKFMKDDFSPLIDLARGIFTSNLINFDTWMIEVEIFDSEDSSFQRVNPISQELERVNNNDDEGKKLLLLKRRCINYFSFGEESRVGITFDTYRKRNVLLNRALYGLAGSMFTVNMNNKHQSNTPLSHSTRKIYLEDPEHPNKETNNLECALCPNGTVHSSEDSQENSTCPTLLSSVSLVFLNIETFGGGVKLWKNSKNVGPSISKTSSNLNFGEMVGNLSSFLVNPISLDFDTFKQIKNPKSGDDAESSSRSESDSNYDLESESDINLDSDKSILDLKESDINRLNEEQNDQDIDSLKEDQLNNTAKDNILNIVPDSCDKKLEIMSFSGLIDFSSIFVPYMSTAKRVGQFSPFQTDSQPHFEEELSSKISELEIQNSENNSKSYKKLGNTLKMDFFNKDNSECNSDFIEVYFQIDGEYYLAKEPKQCSVKYDQQIKVLRCIIPYSPFKNIH is encoded by the coding sequence GAAAAGGAGCAATCTAAAGgtaaattaaatcaaaactcaaagaatgaaaatagTATTGTTCAGAATGAAACCGATAAATGTGAACTTTGCGGtgaaaatacaaatatttcgAATTTCAGAGAGTATATTGGAAACCCCTTAgcatttatttatttattttataacAAGCTAAGTGGAGGAAACATTGAAACATACTTTACAAAAAATCTTAAAGAAATAGTTTTAGATGTTGATGGTATAGTTACACATATGAATTTTGTGGATATGATCTCAGATTTTGAGTCAGGAATAAATCAGGTCAagaattcattaaaaattacaaataaagatatttgCATTATTGGAATTGGGGGGGATGGGAGTTTTAGTACACTGGTGAATAAATTCTTGGAAAGCATTCCAGAAAACAAAAATCGCCTTATTTTTGCTGTTTTACCTTTTGGAACTGGGAATGACTGGGCAAAAAGTTTTGGATGGAGTAGCTATGGGAATATGAAGTTTATGAAGGATGATTTCTCTCCTTTAATAGATCTTGCGAGAGGAATTTTTACCTCAAATTTAATCAACTTTGATACTTGGATGATTGAGgttgaaatttttgatagTGAGGATTCCAGCTTTCAAAGAGTTAATCCAATTTCTCAAGAGCTTGAGAGggttaataataatgatgatgaaggTAAAAAGCTACTCTTATTGAAGAGAAGATGTATTAACTACTTCAGTTTTGGAGAGGAGTCTAGGGTTGGAATCACCTTTGATACTTATAGAAAGAGGAATGTTCTTTTAAATAGAGCATTATATGGTTTAGCAGGTTCCATGTTTACTGTcaatatgaataataagCATCAAAGTAATACTCCTCTTTCTCATAGTACaagaaaaatttatttagaaGACCCCGAACATCCAAATAAGGAGACTAATAATCTAGAATGTGCTTTATGTCCAAATGGTACAGTTCATTCTTCTGAAGATTCTCAAGAAAATTCTACTTGTCCAACTTTACTTAGCAGTGTTTCACTGGTTTTCCTCAATATTGAAACTTTTGGAGGAGGCGTCAAATTATGGAAGAACTCAAAGAATGTAGGACCATCCATTTCCAAAACATCGTCCAATCTTAATTTTGGTGAAATGGTTGGCAATCTTAGTTCTTTTTTGGTTAATCCTATTTCCTTGGATTTTGATACttttaaacaaataaaaaatccTAAATCAGGAGATGATGCCGAATCAAGCTCAAGATCTGAATCTGACTCAAATTATGATTTAGAGTCAGAGTCTGATATCAATCTTGATTCTGATAAATCTATTCTAGATCTAAAGGAGTCTGATATTAACAGACTAAATGAAGAGCAAAACGACCAGGATATTGACTCATTAAAAGAGGATCAATTAAACAATACTGCTAaggataatattttaaatattgtaCCAGATTCTTGTGATAAAAAGCTTGAAATTATGAGCTTTTCAGGATTAATAGATTTTAGCTCTATATTTGTACCATATATGAGTACAGCAAAAAGAGTGGGACAATTTTCGCCTTTTCAAACTGATTCACAACCTCATTTTGAAGAGGaattatcttcaaaaataagTGAATTAGAAATCCaaaattcagaaaataattccaaaagttataaaaaattaggAAACACTCTAAAGATGGACTTCTTCAATAAAGACAACTCTGAATGTAACTCTGATTTTATTGAAGTTTATTTCCAAATCGATGGAGAATACTACTTGGCAAAAGAACCAAAGCAATGCTCTGTTAAATATGACCAACAAATTAAAGTTCTAAGATGTATTATTCCATATAGCccattcaaaaatatccattaa
- a CDS encoding transcription initiation factor IIF/ Rap30 like winged HTH yields MNTPDKPDKISMYPSKIHTLVRKGNFVTDDIRRRIKEKTKKSSTIEDTKRIVGAMYESNSQPFIYYDIKSDQMSDEPRNSSLSSIYKKKPATSSSQSSANIEGNNYSSGLSSSANNLNSSSLESLKENIFKIFEEKGSEGVSLKEIEDKTMKPKHILKKIVEEIAVQAGRGGRRHIWYLKPQFIGK; encoded by the coding sequence ATGAATACACCAGATAAACCagataaaatttcaatgTACCCTTCCAAAATTCATACATTAGTTAGAAAAGGGAACTTTGTAACCGATGATATTAGACGTAGAATTAAAGAGAAAACTAAGAAGTCATCCACCATTGAGGATACTAAGAGAATCGTTGGAGCAATGTACGAATCAAACTCTCAACCATTCATTTATTATGATATTAAGTCTGACCAGATGTCAGACGAGCCCAGAAATAGCTCGCTTAGCTCAATATATAAGAAGAAGCCGGCCACATCAAGTAGTCAATCTTCTGCTAATATAGAAGgtaataattattcttcAGGATTAAGCTCGAGTGCAAACAATTTAAATAGTAGTTCATTAGAAAGCTTAAAGgagaatattttcaaaatattcgAAGAAAAAGGAAGCGAAGGAGTTTCACTCAAGGAAATTGAGGATAAAACAATGAAGCCCAAACATATTCTCAAGAAAAttgttgaagaaattgCAGTTCAAGCAGGTAGAGGCGGAAGAAGGCATATATGGTATTTGAAACCACAATTTATTggtaaataa